A region from the candidate division KSB1 bacterium genome encodes:
- a CDS encoding calcineurin-like phosphoesterase family protein — protein sequence MSLRIKLLLIAATILSVSILPNLNLRGKEISGTVFEDANKNLKYDKGERGLPGVRVSNQQDVVVTDAQGRYRLPIDDETIIFIIKPIGYTIPTNEKQLPQFYYIHQPKGSPDANFKHKGLAPTGKLPASLDFPLFKTDEPDRFEVIVFSDPQPRNHQEIDYIRDDVVAELIGTNALFGITLGDITFDDLSLYDRYNQIVAQIGIPFYNVPGNHDMNYDAADDRYSLETFKRHFGPSYYSFDVGKVHFIVLDVVEYLGKDAEGRSRYQGKIGDRQLRWLSNDLKFVPKDHLIVLNMHIPIYTSYGDDASINVVDRTALFELLKDRDRVLALAGHMHNLEHNFIGERLGWQGKQPMHQVICAAVSGTWWTGPKDERGIPIADQRDGTPNGYHIICFEGNRYYETFKAAKFGIDFQLRISDPVGKIGVQELQQRKVVVNVFDGSEKSTVEWQLDGGIFQKMEQTAIKDPYYERIYHQVKADLPTWVAPEISTHIWTAPLPPDLSRGVHKIVVKTVDQFGREFEAASIFEVAE from the coding sequence ATGAGCTTGAGAATAAAATTATTGCTGATCGCCGCGACGATTCTGAGCGTTTCGATACTCCCAAACCTCAATTTGAGGGGGAAAGAAATTTCTGGAACCGTGTTCGAAGATGCAAACAAAAATCTCAAATATGATAAGGGAGAAAGAGGCCTTCCAGGGGTGAGGGTATCCAATCAGCAGGATGTGGTAGTAACCGATGCCCAAGGCCGCTATAGACTTCCGATAGATGATGAGACAATTATTTTCATCATTAAACCGATTGGATATACAATTCCTACCAATGAAAAGCAACTGCCCCAATTTTATTATATCCACCAACCCAAGGGCTCACCCGATGCTAATTTCAAGCACAAAGGTTTAGCTCCAACGGGTAAGCTTCCTGCGTCGCTCGATTTCCCGCTGTTCAAGACAGATGAACCGGATCGCTTTGAAGTGATCGTATTCTCTGATCCGCAACCGCGCAATCATCAAGAAATTGATTATATCCGAGATGATGTGGTCGCTGAGCTAATTGGGACGAATGCTCTATTCGGTATCACGCTCGGCGATATCACATTTGACGATCTCTCTCTTTATGATCGCTACAATCAAATTGTCGCTCAGATTGGAATTCCGTTCTACAATGTGCCTGGCAACCACGACATGAACTATGATGCCGCAGATGATCGTTATTCGTTAGAGACATTCAAGCGGCATTTCGGCCCCTCCTATTATTCATTTGATGTTGGAAAGGTCCATTTCATTGTTCTGGACGTCGTGGAATATTTAGGGAAAGATGCGGAAGGTCGCTCGCGCTACCAGGGCAAAATTGGGGACCGGCAGCTTCGATGGCTGAGCAATGACCTTAAATTCGTGCCGAAGGATCATCTCATCGTGTTGAACATGCACATTCCGATCTATACTTCCTATGGAGATGATGCTTCGATCAATGTAGTGGATCGCACTGCGCTATTTGAATTGTTAAAGGATCGAGATCGGGTGCTGGCGTTGGCTGGACACATGCACAATTTGGAACACAATTTCATCGGCGAACGATTGGGTTGGCAGGGAAAGCAACCAATGCATCAGGTGATTTGCGCCGCTGTATCTGGCACATGGTGGACCGGCCCTAAGGATGAGCGAGGTATTCCCATTGCAGATCAACGGGATGGGACGCCCAATGGCTATCACATCATCTGTTTCGAAGGAAATCGTTATTACGAGACTTTCAAGGCAGCCAAATTTGGCATCGATTTTCAATTGCGAATTTCCGATCCCGTTGGAAAAATCGGCGTACAAGAGCTCCAGCAGCGGAAAGTGGTGGTCAATGTATTTGATGGCAGTGAAAAATCAACTGTCGAATGGCAATTGGACGGTGGGATATTTCAGAAGATGGAGCAAACGGCCATAAAAGATCCTTATTACGAGCGCATCTATCATCAGGTTAAAGCTGACTTGCCGACATGGGTTGCGCCAGAGATCTCGACTCATATATGGACCGCGCCATTGCCACCGGATCTAAGTCGCGGCGTTCATAAAATTGTTGTCAAAACCGTGGATCAATTTGGAAGAGAATTTGAGGCAGCATCAATTTTTGAGGTAGCTGAATAG
- a CDS encoding T9SS type A sorting domain-containing protein: MKTYYRLIILCTVLLLAVVASTGQVLQTKNLPPERGYETVIIKGSFFPIFNNTQINQLYLYAYSQNESAWKPIPFQIDELDPTIADVPDQLFDDNDELLFLAQDLGDKVSPGNWIDDADSKSYKRYEIEVVDSRDKTKRGWCYLYRSATLTEQNKSPIRYLNYDADVDSVIGKYYVMGNRRNWFPQTILITSDGKGDGKDFYDRTKLRIRAIPFPGADLFFDETKVLIKSAAYIKAGPIRIQRRDSLKFDIPNFEYSATFTRKYFPYFSNFSGKVELQAQWLFKALRMSYDLDPRISGAKFYSGDSSGIKNQDIVVDGTSDASKMNLLLKGNSPNWTMVTGNFGTLLTINSVIFERDPSVADPYSQSLYYWDDKSNNPLPMSRDYDTGDSLSYGDHGMFFESYNLAGVITYNSATYFLPANQATVVAENMFYNFNSPVILYTEAQQYAAKVLDRDEDFLPIHFKLLPNYPNPFNVETTIAFELDRADWVKVEIYDVHGRKLITLTNESYQPGVHRLTWNGRDEMDQPVSSGIFICKAKSSRNTASQKIALIK; this comes from the coding sequence ATGAAAACCTACTACCGATTGATCATCCTCTGCACTGTTTTGTTGTTGGCCGTTGTTGCGTCCACCGGCCAGGTGCTACAAACCAAGAATCTGCCACCCGAACGCGGCTATGAAACTGTAATCATCAAAGGCAGTTTCTTCCCAATTTTTAATAATACCCAAATCAACCAACTTTACCTCTATGCCTATTCACAGAATGAATCCGCATGGAAGCCGATCCCCTTTCAGATCGATGAGCTCGATCCAACGATCGCAGATGTTCCAGATCAATTGTTTGACGATAATGATGAACTGCTTTTTTTAGCCCAGGATCTGGGCGATAAAGTCAGCCCGGGCAATTGGATCGACGATGCGGACTCGAAATCCTATAAAAGGTATGAGATCGAAGTCGTTGACAGTCGGGATAAAACCAAGCGCGGCTGGTGCTATCTTTATCGATCTGCAACTTTGACCGAGCAAAACAAAAGCCCAATTAGATATCTGAATTACGATGCTGATGTGGATAGCGTCATCGGCAAGTACTATGTGATGGGCAATCGGCGCAATTGGTTTCCGCAAACAATACTGATCACCAGCGATGGAAAAGGAGATGGTAAGGATTTTTATGATCGAACCAAGCTGCGAATCCGTGCGATCCCGTTTCCAGGAGCAGACTTGTTCTTTGATGAAACAAAGGTTTTGATCAAATCAGCAGCTTATATCAAAGCCGGTCCCATTAGAATTCAACGTCGTGACTCCCTTAAATTCGATATCCCAAATTTTGAATACTCCGCAACATTCACTAGAAAATACTTCCCCTACTTTAGCAACTTTAGTGGCAAGGTCGAGTTGCAGGCGCAATGGCTGTTCAAAGCTTTGCGCATGTCTTATGATTTGGATCCTCGCATCAGCGGAGCAAAATTTTATAGCGGGGATAGCAGCGGGATAAAGAATCAAGACATTGTTGTAGATGGGACGAGCGATGCAAGCAAGATGAATCTCTTGCTCAAGGGAAACTCGCCAAATTGGACCATGGTAACTGGCAATTTCGGCACGCTATTGACCATCAATTCCGTCATTTTTGAGAGAGATCCGAGCGTGGCTGATCCATATTCCCAATCACTGTATTATTGGGATGACAAATCCAATAATCCTTTGCCAATGAGCCGCGACTATGATACCGGAGACAGCCTTTCTTATGGTGATCATGGTATGTTTTTCGAGAGTTACAATTTAGCTGGTGTCATCACATACAATAGCGCGACTTATTTTTTGCCAGCGAATCAAGCAACAGTTGTGGCTGAGAACATGTTCTATAATTTTAACTCACCGGTGATCCTTTATACCGAGGCCCAGCAATATGCAGCAAAAGTACTAGATCGAGATGAGGATTTTCTCCCGATTCATTTCAAGTTATTGCCGAATTATCCGAACCCGTTTAACGTAGAGACCACAATCGCATTCGAGCTGGACCGAGCGGATTGGGTAAAAGTCGAAATCTACGATGTCCATGGCAGAAAGTTGATCACGCTGACAAATGAATCCTATCAGCCTGGGGTCCATCGTTTGACCTGGAACGGTCGCGATGAGATGGATCAACCAGTCAGCTCGGGTATTTTTATATGTAAGGCAAAAAGCAGCCGAAATACTGCTTCTCAAAAAATTGCTTTGATCAAGTGA
- a CDS encoding TonB-dependent receptor, which yields MKTLLLAVTLSLFSLSLAYSQDIFATITGKVIDKETRQPLAGVNVMVVGTYLGTSTNPDGSFVLKKIPLTSCTLRFSMIGYKIFQSSEIVLELGTTVKVPTVELEPTVLGLNPIVVTASKQQQDLSVVPHSVSVVPKIELVDRVPLRLDNALESVPGVHFIENHINIRGSSGYTRGVGSRVLLVIDEVPMMHSDNNEINWNILPILDAEQIEVIKGAGSALYGSNALGGVVNVITKSPTREGRLKLRTVNGYYTDPPYPQWKWTDRTLNFSRNDLSYSKSFGDLGFHLGLGYHRSTGYRTDGDFYRVNASAKIIYQFPDASKLTCYGGYSYENRSEFIEWQDQHNSLISSPFYNGAKVRMNFYDTYALYQKQFGSKFGMKFRASFLSSLMGDQYNRGTDYFPAEGIGAELKMDWLPHRSHSLTFGAEYKLDGGHTKFIGNHRGFSIAPFIQDQWQIHRTITATLGLRYDDYRVINSSYRESHLNPKFGMNYNPFEGTKIRLSLGSGFRAASITERFINFKYKLFTAVPNEKLKAETVWSSELGVHQEITNNWWFDAAVFNNNYYNYIEPVEEILDDFSLQVQFQNVVRARIRGFEISTKGNWLHNHLGFQANFTYMDAQDLRTHKPLTYRPKVLAFAVPSIKIDPFEFQAEYRYASRIDTVMLYSYDQRVAQKVWTFRAYLRLNPFTAILAINNATNYAYVQLERNLREPRNISLTFMYEL from the coding sequence ATGAAGACCTTGTTACTCGCTGTTACGCTATCACTATTTTCCCTTAGCTTGGCATATTCTCAAGATATTTTTGCTACCATCACGGGCAAAGTGATCGATAAAGAGACGCGTCAGCCGCTGGCGGGAGTGAATGTGATGGTGGTGGGAACCTATCTGGGCACCAGCACCAATCCAGATGGAAGCTTTGTGCTGAAGAAGATCCCCCTCACCAGTTGCACGCTTCGATTTTCAATGATCGGCTATAAGATTTTTCAGTCTTCCGAGATTGTGCTCGAGCTCGGAACCACGGTCAAAGTCCCTACAGTGGAGTTAGAGCCGACCGTTTTGGGGCTGAATCCAATAGTAGTTACTGCCAGCAAGCAACAACAAGATTTATCTGTTGTGCCTCACAGCGTTTCCGTCGTTCCAAAGATCGAATTAGTCGATCGAGTCCCGCTGCGGCTGGACAACGCGCTCGAGAGCGTACCTGGGGTGCATTTCATCGAAAATCATATCAACATTCGGGGATCATCTGGTTATACCCGAGGCGTTGGATCGCGCGTGCTCCTGGTGATCGATGAAGTCCCCATGATGCACAGCGATAATAATGAAATCAACTGGAATATCTTGCCCATATTAGATGCAGAACAGATCGAGGTCATCAAAGGGGCTGGATCGGCGCTGTATGGTTCCAACGCGCTGGGCGGAGTGGTAAATGTGATCACAAAGTCCCCAACCCGCGAGGGCCGATTGAAACTGCGAACTGTAAATGGCTATTACACGGATCCGCCATACCCGCAATGGAAATGGACCGATCGGACGCTGAATTTTTCGCGGAACGACCTAAGCTATAGCAAAAGTTTCGGTGACCTTGGGTTTCATCTCGGGCTTGGTTATCATCGATCGACTGGCTATCGCACGGACGGTGATTTCTACCGCGTCAATGCCAGTGCAAAAATCATTTACCAATTCCCCGATGCCTCAAAGCTGACCTGTTATGGCGGCTATAGCTATGAAAATCGCAGCGAATTCATCGAATGGCAAGATCAGCATAATTCGCTCATCTCCTCCCCGTTCTATAATGGTGCCAAAGTGCGCATGAACTTCTACGACACTTACGCCCTCTATCAAAAGCAGTTTGGCTCCAAATTCGGAATGAAATTTCGGGCCTCTTTCTTAAGTTCACTAATGGGCGATCAGTACAATCGAGGCACAGACTATTTCCCAGCCGAAGGGATTGGCGCTGAACTGAAAATGGATTGGTTGCCCCACCGAAGCCATAGCCTCACGTTTGGGGCAGAGTACAAACTGGATGGGGGACATACCAAGTTTATCGGCAATCATCGCGGTTTTTCAATTGCTCCTTTTATTCAGGATCAGTGGCAAATTCATAGGACTATCACCGCCACATTGGGGTTGCGGTACGACGACTATCGGGTTATCAACTCCAGCTATCGGGAGAGCCATTTGAACCCGAAATTCGGCATGAATTATAATCCGTTCGAAGGAACTAAAATTCGCTTGTCACTGGGTAGCGGATTTCGAGCCGCATCTATCACCGAAAGGTTCATCAATTTCAAATACAAGCTGTTCACCGCCGTCCCGAATGAGAAACTCAAGGCTGAGACAGTATGGTCATCGGAATTGGGGGTCCATCAGGAGATCACCAATAATTGGTGGTTCGACGCCGCCGTGTTCAATAACAACTACTACAATTATATCGAGCCGGTGGAAGAAATCTTGGACGATTTCAGCTTGCAGGTTCAATTCCAAAATGTCGTTCGGGCGAGAATCCGAGGTTTTGAAATTTCCACCAAGGGAAATTGGCTTCATAATCACCTGGGTTTTCAGGCAAATTTCACCTATATGGATGCTCAGGATTTGAGGACCCACAAACCACTGACCTATCGACCCAAAGTACTGGCTTTCGCTGTCCCATCGATCAAGATCGATCCCTTTGAATTTCAGGCAGAATATCGATACGCCAGCAGGATCGATACAGTCATGCTTTATAGTTATGACCAGCGCGTGGCTCAGAAGGTCTGGACGTTTCGTGCCTACCTTCGGCTGAATCCTTTTACTGCCATTCTCGCCATTAATAATGCAACAAATTATGCTTATGTTCAACTCGAGCGCAATCTGCGAGAGCCCAGAAATATCTCTTTGACCTTTATGTATGAGCTGTGA